The genomic segment GGTATGAATGTCTACACCTGATCCGTAAACTTTTCGAATCATCGCCGAACATTCTAAATGCCAACCTGGTCTTCCTTTCCCGATTTTAGTATGCCAACATTTTTCTTCTTCTGACTTTTGGTTTTTCCAAAGGACAAAATCACGAACATCATCCTTTGTGTATTCATCAGCGTCGTAACGAACTCCCGCCTGCATACCCGAAACATCGATTTTTGAAAGTTCTCCGTAACGGCTAAACTTTTGGATGGAAAAATATAAATTCCCATCCTTTTCATACACGAGCCCATTTTTTTGAAGCGTTTCGACAAGTCCGACCATATCATCAATTGATTCAGTGGCTTTTGGATAATGTTCTAACTTCTGAACATGGAGAGTTTCTAAATCTTTAAAAAAGGCTTCTGTCCAAGGTTTGGTAAACTCTTCGACACTGATTTTTAATTTGATAGATTCATTGATGATTTTGTCATCAATGTCTGTGATATTCATGGATTGGTTGAGTTTATATCCTCCGAGCAGTAGAGAACGACGAAGGACATCTACAAACAAAAAGGATCTAATGTTTCCAATATGAGCAAAGTTATAAACCGTTGGCCCACAGGAGTAAATAGATACATTCAAAGGATCTTTGGGAACAAATGTTTCCTTTTTTCCCGATTTTGAATTTTGGAATACAAAGGGAACTAAACTCATAGGGCAAAAATTTCTTTTACAAATTCTAGATTTGCTTGTGGTTGTTTGTCTTTTCCTGCTTCATTTCCTTCTGTCGGATACAACTGCATCCGTTTATCGCAGTTCATATGGTTAAACAAAGCAAAAGTGGATTTTGGATGAGAGATCACATCTTCCATTCCGCAAGAGAAGAGAGCAGGGATTTTGATTTTTTTGGCAAAATTTAGCGCATCAAAATACGCCAGTTCCTTTTTATAATCAATTTTTTTAGTAGCTCTTTTTTCTAAAAAGGGAGTGAGTTCTCGAATCCAAGGATTTCCTTTTAAAGAAATTTGGTCTTTATCAATATAACAGAACGAAGGTGTTTCTAAAATAAGGCCCTTAATTCGATCGGAATAAGCTGCTCCAAATACGGAAAGAGCAGAACCGATGGACTTACCATGTAAAATGATTTGGTCACCATCAATCCCATCGGTCAAACGTAGGAACTCAATTGTACGAATCACATCCAAATATAGTTTTCGCATATAGAAATCTTCTTTTTGGTCGAGTCCATGTGCAAAATAATTCGGTGTCCAACCAATCGGTGCTTTTCCCGTGACAGGATCCACTGGTGCATGGATCATTTCTTCCCCATGACCTCGAAGGGTGATGTGAAGTTGGGCCACACCCAAATCCGAATACCCTTTTTGGATTTCTTCTGGAACGGCTAGATAATCATGAAAATAAACAACAACGGGTCTATTCCCTCTTTTTCTTGGGATGGCCAACTTTCCATGTAACACATGATTGTCGATACTTTGAAAACTAACGTCATTCAAAGATTCCCAAATGAAAGACCCTTTGAGAACCGTTTTATAAGTAGCTTTTACAGGAACTTTTTTTAATTCAGAAATTCCTTCCTTCCAAAAACTATCTAAGTCGGAAGGTTGGTCTAGTTTCGGAACTGTCTGGAAACATTCATCAAAACTAACGGTTTGAGGCATGGGAATCCAACTTAGGTGAAAATTGATTTAAAAAACTATACATGGTTTGAAGTAAAAGTACAGAGATTGTCATAGGACCAACCCCTCCTGGAACTGGTGTGTAATAAGAAGATTTATCCTTAGCTTTCGAAATTTCTATATCTCCCACATTTCCAACATTATAACCAGCATCCAAAATCACTGCACCTTCTTTGATCCAATCCGCTTGGATGAACTCCGGTTTGCCCACAGCACCAACCACAATGTCAGCTTGTTTCACAAGGTCTGGAAGATTTTTGGTTTTAGAATGGCAAAGGGTAACTGTTGCATTTAAGTTTGTCAGCATTATGGCCATTGGTTTTCCGAGAATAGGAGACCTTCCCACAACAACAGCATGTTTTCCAGAAACATCGATTCCGTATTCTTGGAGTAGGAGGACCATTCCGTACGGAGTGCACGGGTAATAGGCTTCACTATTCATCGATAATTTTCCAAAAGAAACAGTAGTGACTCCGTCCACATCTTTTTCGAGTGAAATTTCATCGAAACACAAACGTTCATCGATTTGATGAGGGACTGGGTGTTGCAAAAGGATTCCATTCACAGAAGGATCAGAATTAAGTTTGCGAATTTCGGCTAACAACTCTTCGGTGGTCGTTGCTTCTTTTAGGCGCACATATCGTGATCCCATTCCCACTTTTTCACAAGCCTTCACTTTCATATTTACATAAGTTTCGGATGCCGGGTTATCCCCAACAAGGATCGTAGCAAGGGTAGGAACTCCCTTACCTTCGGATTTAGCTTTTGCTAATGTTTCTGCGATTCGATTTCGAATTTTTTCGGAAATCGCTTTACCGTCTAATAGGATGCTAGATTTCATTCTGTAAGTTCAAAATTTCAAAGAAAATTGAACTGGCAAACAGAAAAAACCATCCATGATTCCAAGTTTAGATCCAACACAATCCCTTTCGCAAAATTCCACATCCACTCATAGTTTACAAGGCTGGGTCCAAGGACTCAGAGGCAATAACCACGTCCAATTCCTCCAACTCCGCACCGAGGGAAAAATTTTCCAAGTGGTGGCCGAAAAAGAATTTTTGGGGGAGGAACTCTTCAAAGAAATCAAGGCCCTCCCGCAAGAGACATCTCTCGTCGTTTTTGGAGTGGCAAAGGAAAATCCGAAAGCTCCCGGTGGTGAGGAATTATTCTTACATTCCTTTACCCTTGTAGGAGAATCCAAAAACTATCCCATCACCCCAAAAGAACATGGACCCGATTTTTTACACAACCATAGACATTTATGGCTACGTTCCAAAAGGCAACTGGCCATCCAAAGGGTTCGCTCCGAGTTATCTTTCGCCATCCGAGAGTTCTTTCGTAACGATGGCTATACTCTGATCGACACACCCATCCTCACCGGTTCCATCGGAGAATCAGCAGGAACCCTTTTTTCCACCGAATACTTTGATTTAGGGCAAGCCTACTTGGCCCAAACTGGCCAGCTCTATTTAGAAACAGCTGCCTTTGCCCATTCCAAGGTCTATTGTTTTGGACCGACTTTCCGGGCCGAAAAAAGCAAAACCAGGAGACACTTAACTGAGTTTTGGATGCTCGAGGCCGAAACGGCTTTCCTTGGCCAAGATGGAAATTTGGACTTACAAGAACGATTCGTAAAGACCGTTCTACGAGTTACCATAGAAAGAACTGCAGAAGACTTAAAAGCCCTAGACCGAGATCCGGCGCCCCTTCTGGAACAACTGGCAAAACCCTTCCCAAGAGTGGATTACGGCGAAGCCATCCGAATTTTGCAAACAGCTGGGGAAGAAATCACTTGGGGAGAGGACATCAATTCAGACAGAGAACAAATCCTCACCACTCATTTTGGAACTGCCATCTTCATCCAAAACTTTCCAAGGGCCATCAAAGCTTTTTACATGAAACAAAATCCAAATGACCCGAATACCGTGCTTTCTGCAGATCTAATTGCTCCTGATGGGATTGGGGAGATCATCGGCGGGTCGGAAAGAGAAGAGTCCTTTGATAAAATTGTGGAACGGTTACGAGAAGAGGGACTTCCTCCCGAAGACTATTCTTGGTATTTGGACCTTCGTAAGTATGGCTCTGTTCCTCATGCAGGCTTTGGAATGGGTCTAGAACGAGTCATCGCCTGGGTTTGTGGTTTGTCCCATATTCGTGAATGTATCCCTTATCCAAGGATGATTTATAGGCTAAGCCCTTAATTTTTCTTAAAGGAAATTTTGCACTAAGGCCGATCTTTTTAAGGAAAGAGAGGCACCTTATGGCACAGCAAGCAACCCAAGTCTTAAACACATCTATAGAACAAGAAGCTTGGGATCTTTATGAGGTAGGATCAAACGAAGATGTTGTGGTTCTAGCCAAACGTCATCCAGAGAATTTTTATATCCAACACCTTAGTTATCTAGCGTTGTATGAACTTACTGGCAGAGCAACAATTACAGCTCCCAAAGGGATTTCGAGCCTAGCTCCTCTTGTGGAGGCCATCCAAAACCATGAAATTGGTAAAAGTGATGAAGCATGTAATAGTTTAAATTTATATTTTAATACACAAACAAATCCCCTTTGTTTTTCCATCGTTCAAACTGCGATTAAAATTTATTTTAGAGCAGAAGCTTACGAAGAAGCAAAATCAGTCATTACTAAGTTTAAAAAACAATGGAACGACAATTCTTTTGTCAAAGAAGAACTCATTTGTACATATTATTTGAAACGATATGATGAAGTGATCAAAGTTTTCCGTGACAATATGAAATTGTTAAACGATTCCGATATCCATAAACTTGTGGGTATGGCACTTCTCTTTTTGGATCGTCACAAAGAAGCCAATCTCATTTTTGAAAACATTCCTAATAAATTGAATCTTCCAAGTTTTGAAGAAAAACGCAAAATGTATGATTCCGTTTATAACAAAATTGCTGAGTTAGAAGCTAAATCAAACTCTCTTGCTCATAAAGATTTAGAAGATATGGGTTTTGCTTATCTCTTTCACGGTGATTATGCAAAAGCAGAAAAAATGTTTTTATCTCTTACCGAGAAACTAAAATCAAAACTCTGCAACGTGTAAGATTCTTTCTTGTTTCTGGGTGGCTAAGAAATTTGGCCGCCTCGTCTGTAGGAATGATAAGATCCGTTTGATTTTTTCCTGCAGTTCCTAATGCCAAAACAAAGTAGGGGTTCTTTCCTACTTTAGCTTCAATTCCTTTTCCAGTTTGTTCTTCCCTGTACACAATGTACCCAGTTTCAATGGCATAAGCTTCTTTTACATAAACAGGGGAATAAATATCCAATCCACGATCGGTTTGAATTTTGGGAAACAAAGCTCGTTTGAGATTCAAGTGGCGTGCATCTACAATCAGGCCAGAAAATTCCACGGGAACCACTTCTTCACTAAATTCAGGAACAGATTCCGTTCCGTATTCAAAAGGGATATGAGCAAGGATCCCGTCTTTCCCTTTGAGCGGCAAACTTGCCTTCGCTTCCAAAACATTTTTAACAAATTGAAAATCGTATTCTTCTTTTTCGGAACCAATATAGGAATTAAGTCGAAGCCTTGCTTGTTGGTTCACTTGTGTGTATTCATAAACCGTATAATCTGCGTTAAATAAAATAGACTCTAACCTTTGGCTCAGGCGAACCCGTAGTTTTTCCCGAGCTTTTTTACGAGCCATGGAGTGAGCTTTCCCTTGGCTTGTGGCAGTGTTTTTTCCCGAAAACTCAGGGTCTTCTTCATCAAATACAATTTTAGGAATGGTTTCTTTTACAGATGAGAAAACGGAAAGCTCTGTCCAATTGACAACCGAAGAATAAATATCCTTATCCTCGATGGGTTTGGAACCTAGAGATACACTTAAGAGAAAAGCCAAAAGGAGATAAATTCGTTTCATAGTTAAGACTTCGGCAGAAGTTGGAATTTTCTTTCCAATTCGTTAAATTCCGTAATGAGGGGAACTCCCTTTGGAAGACTTTGCAAGACGTTTTTTCCGTAGGACTTTGTATGCACTCGGGGGTCTAGGATACTCACCATTCCCGTATCAGACTGAGAGCGGATGAGACGACCGA from the Leptospira congkakensis genome contains:
- a CDS encoding acetylxylan esterase is translated as MPQTVSFDECFQTVPKLDQPSDLDSFWKEGISELKKVPVKATYKTVLKGSFIWESLNDVSFQSIDNHVLHGKLAIPRKRGNRPVVVYFHDYLAVPEEIQKGYSDLGVAQLHITLRGHGEEMIHAPVDPVTGKAPIGWTPNYFAHGLDQKEDFYMRKLYLDVIRTIEFLRLTDGIDGDQIILHGKSIGSALSVFGAAYSDRIKGLILETPSFCYIDKDQISLKGNPWIRELTPFLEKRATKKIDYKKELAYFDALNFAKKIKIPALFSCGMEDVISHPKSTFALFNHMNCDKRMQLYPTEGNEAGKDKQPQANLEFVKEIFAL
- the folD gene encoding bifunctional methylenetetrahydrofolate dehydrogenase/methenyltetrahydrofolate cyclohydrolase FolD, whose product is MKSSILLDGKAISEKIRNRIAETLAKAKSEGKGVPTLATILVGDNPASETYVNMKVKACEKVGMGSRYVRLKEATTTEELLAEIRKLNSDPSVNGILLQHPVPHQIDERLCFDEISLEKDVDGVTTVSFGKLSMNSEAYYPCTPYGMVLLLQEYGIDVSGKHAVVVGRSPILGKPMAIMLTNLNATVTLCHSKTKNLPDLVKQADIVVGAVGKPEFIQADWIKEGAVILDAGYNVGNVGDIEISKAKDKSSYYTPVPGGVGPMTISVLLLQTMYSFLNQFSPKLDSHASNR
- the asnS gene encoding asparagine--tRNA ligase; translated protein: MIPSLDPTQSLSQNSTSTHSLQGWVQGLRGNNHVQFLQLRTEGKIFQVVAEKEFLGEELFKEIKALPQETSLVVFGVAKENPKAPGGEELFLHSFTLVGESKNYPITPKEHGPDFLHNHRHLWLRSKRQLAIQRVRSELSFAIREFFRNDGYTLIDTPILTGSIGESAGTLFSTEYFDLGQAYLAQTGQLYLETAAFAHSKVYCFGPTFRAEKSKTRRHLTEFWMLEAETAFLGQDGNLDLQERFVKTVLRVTIERTAEDLKALDRDPAPLLEQLAKPFPRVDYGEAIRILQTAGEEITWGEDINSDREQILTTHFGTAIFIQNFPRAIKAFYMKQNPNDPNTVLSADLIAPDGIGEIIGGSEREESFDKIVERLREEGLPPEDYSWYLDLRKYGSVPHAGFGMGLERVIAWVCGLSHIRECIPYPRMIYRLSP